The following coding sequences are from one Phenylobacterium glaciei window:
- a CDS encoding response regulator produces the protein MIRTRLEMAGYETHTARTGVEALKRVLELKPQGLVLDINMPELDGFGVLTALRARPELKFPPTLMLTARHAPDDVRRAVALGAKDYLTKPFNESQLLARVARLLRPPIPPAAPAPLTPLALRKDDLLL, from the coding sequence GTGATCCGCACCCGCCTGGAAATGGCGGGCTACGAGACCCACACAGCCCGGACCGGCGTGGAGGCGTTGAAGCGGGTGCTTGAGCTCAAGCCTCAGGGTCTGGTGCTGGACATCAACATGCCTGAGCTGGACGGCTTCGGGGTGCTCACCGCGCTGCGGGCGAGGCCCGAGCTGAAGTTTCCACCAACCCTTATGCTCACCGCGCGCCATGCCCCCGACGACGTTCGCCGCGCCGTCGCCCTGGGCGCCAAGGACTACCTGACCAAGCCCTTCAACGAGAGCCAGCTGTTGGCCCGGGTCGCCCGCCTGCTGCGCCCGCCGATCCCGCCGGCGGCCCCGGCGCCGTTGA